GTTCAAGAGCCAGGCCTGATGAACCATCACAATCCATTCTTCTTTTGGACCCTGGACGGCCTGTTCCGGAGGATGTCCGACATATTTTTCAACTGACTGGAGAGAACCTGGTATTTTGTAACCTCCTATTTATTTTTGGCATTTAGAGAACAACAGGCAGGCCCTCTGAACCATCTGGGGCGGGGGGGCTGCCCCATTTAAAAGGCAGGGGACGGAGGAAGAAGCAAAGTTGGCTGCTTCCTTACCCGGCTGGTTCCTTGCCTGCAGAAAGCTAGCTTCTCAGGGCAGTCTCCCCCACGCTGACTTAAACCAGCCTTCCCCGCAATCCCGTGATCTAGACAGCAATTCTAGGCAAACCTGTTGCCTTTTAGATGGGTTTTTTTCCCGTAAGCAGGGAATTCAAACTCCAGACATGCCTCAATCCAAGAAGGTCAGTACCATTTGCTTTCCTAGGCCCCCTGCTTTAAACTTTGGAAGAAGTTTAACGTTTTGCCCCGCCGCCCACCTCCCCTTCCCCCAGCAAAGGTGTGGATAGGCTCTCCAGCAGAGATTTACAGCCGCCGAGCCGCGCTTTGCAAAACCTGCAGGGAGTTCACCTTATTAGGTGCAAAGAAAACGATGTGTAACTGGACCTGgatccttctctttctccagtcAAATGGTGCCAGCAGTCTATTCCTGGAGTCCCTCCTCTGGACTTCTTCCTGAAATTACcttctcaattttattttttgggaTGGAGCAACATTTGGAAGAACCCAAATTAAATGCCATCTGAAGGTGCTTCAGAAGTGCAACCCTGATTCAGTTGACACTTTGGAGAATGCCCCCAGGAGGTGGGCTTCAGTGGCTGACATTTTGCAGCTGAGAAACTGAGGCCCAAAGGGAGGGTTCCAGAATCAGAGGCAAGTTAGGAGTTGAAGCGGAAATGCCAGAATTTGTGGACGGCTCAGACCGGAGCAGAGACTTGGTCTGAATGAAAGAAAGCCATCTAGTCTGGTCAGTAGAGCAGCTGATCCCAAATCTGGCCCCTCTAAGAGAAATGGGGTGGATCTTGTGGCATTTGTTGGTGTTCTTTTCCCTGCCAACGGTGGAGATATGGCTCCTTTTCGCAGAATTGAAGTGAAATTGAATCACCTAAACAATCATAAACCGAATGGTTTGGGAAAACTTAGCAGGGTTTTTCTTGAGGCTGGCAACTGTACGTCCCGGTCTTCATTCTGGGTTGATGGATGGATTATATGCTATCAAGTCAACGTTGATTCTTAGATAGGTCCAGCCgactggtccttcagctcttcctgtGCTGTGTTCGTCCACCTTGCAGTGCTCATCTGCACTCCTGCAACctcccaaaggggaaaaaattagaaAGTGGGGTCCCCATCTTTTGTGACGTTCAATAATACAGAACAAGGGACAGGTTTGGCTGTTTGGATCATTTTTCAAGCGGGAGGGAGACGGATTCGAGGAGTGGTCCAGGTTTCCCCAGCCAGATGTTTGCAGCTTGTCCGCTCACGACACCCACCCTGCCTGGGGATGATGGGCATTTTAGTCCACCCTATCCACCCGAGGCCGACCTAGGCTGGagaagcagctgagaaaaacaaCTGCTTGATCCTAGAAATCAAATCCAGCAGAGGGCAGGGAGCAAAAGATGGATATGGAGAACTGAAGCATCCTTGCGTGGTCCTCCCATCTTCTGCTTTATCACCCAAAACTGCCCTGTCTGAGACACAGCAGGTGCCTGAGGACTTGTGGGGACTTTCAAAGCAGAAGTTGCTCTGATTTTCCCACGGGGACATCCTTCCTTGCCTCTGCCTAATTGGCGCGCAGGCTCACTCGCTGAGGGCTGCCTGTACATCCGCCGGAGGAAGCCAAAACAGGAAGCAGTCGCCATGGGAACGTCTTCCCAGGTGATGCATCAGaggtatttttctcttccttccaccattcacgcagctgagtcagaagctgCTGCCTGTTTTGCAAACTAACAGCCATCCATGGGCTTTGCTTCCTCCCTTTCGCAGTTCGCAGGGTGAATCTACCGGGGAGGGTTGGAGAAACAGCTCAGTAGGATCTCCTCTGCATTCAAGGCTTAACCTTCTCCACCTCAGATCtcccagctggaaaaaaaaatctagcagagTTATTGTCTCCACTCCAGGATTGGCTGTGGGGTTCCAGAATAGATTGAGgtaatgctattttattttatttttttaacgtCATCCAATAACTGTAGGGATAATAGAAGCTTTTATTTGCCTCTGAATGGAGTTGGCAGTTAGGAACATCTGGAAATGGGAAGGATTTCAAGAACAGGCAATGTTGGGAGAAGGTGCAAGGACTTATTTTTGCCCACGGCCCTGAATTATTATTCTTTCTGAGTTTGGAAGAGGAGATTGGAGCAATCAAGGAGGTTCCTGAGCCTTTGGGGTGGCTCCCTTTACCAGTCTAATCaaatcttccattttctttcaggTAGAGGCCTTTGTCACCCCAGAACCTCTCAGAATGGCGGCAGGTCAGtgaatttccctccctccctccctcccttccttcctcaattTTGGTGGGTCTTGATTTGCCCTTCAGTTCATTCAAGGCAACTTGTCATCTGAGAAATCTCGGTTGAACCTCACCTGCCAACACCTCTTCCAACTTCTGGGTGCCCCATGATGCTCTATTCTTCTAGAGAACAACACCAAGCCACCTCAAATATGTTTGCTGCTGTTGGTCAGATGGTTTCTGAGTTGAGGCATTACACTGTGGTCCCCCTCAGCTCTGAACTGTGTGGCTGGAAACCCTTTGACCCAACAtcacaagtacattttttttttggcatatcAATCCAGAGCACTGAATATGTGGGTGAATTTTAGCCTGTGGTGGAACTTCTGAAGTCAGTTTACGAAGTTGACTTGCGAAGTTTGTAACACACCAGATTCTGTTTCATACCAAGCTATGTCCTCTGTCTGCAGAATTCGGTTTGGCCTGTTCTGGGTGGTGGCATCTCTCCATCATTGGTATCCAACTTATGATTGGGGCTCATATGTTGGCATTCAGAAGTTCAGCTCTACAGCTGAGTTACAGCTCCTACCGTCTACATCTCCCCAAAACTCCTTTAATTGGGTGCTAAAAGGAAGAAAACGATACAAAAACTCTAATTCAGGCATTTTGACTTGGCTCTCAAGATCTCACAACTTCCTTACTGGTCGTTTCCCCAGCTCTGCAAAGATGTAATTCTAGAAAGCTGTAATCAAAGGAGAATTCTCATTACATGAAACCTTAAACTGGTGGCCTTATTTTTAGCTCTCCAGCTTGGCAGTCCTTAGATTTCCACCCATCCCAGCCAGGTCTGGAAAAGTTTCCACGCTCTTGAGAAGCATCATTCAAAGAAACCGTAGCAGAATGCACCCCTCTATTTTGTGTTCCAACATTTGCAGCGCACAGAAATCAGGAAATGAAACTCACAGGGAGTAACTCCTGCAGTGCCTGAGACATTTATTGTGAAATAACTTTGTTAAGGAGTGTTGTATCAATttataggggggggggggaggatttggcattgcaaaacaaaaaaggaattttAGCCCTTCTCTTACACTTAATTTGCTTTCTCGCTgtccatcttttttttattttgagaagCAGTTACAAGAAGGAACGTGTGTGCTTTTAAAATTCCGCTTAGAGCATCAATTCCCTCCATACATTTATTTCTTGATCTGCTGTGTTTTATCTCATAAATGCATAAAAGTCCCATATAAAGCCATATGGCATCTGATTGTGGATCCGTGGACTCGGTAGGCTGAAGTCTGCTTGGGAGAGAAGCCCACCCTTTTGGGCTAATGGTCCTGAAACCATAACTGAAAACCCACCCCCCTGAAGATATGCCCCCTTTTCTTAAGGCAGCTAGAAATCCATCAGATGAAGTAGCACTTTCCTAAAGGTGTTGGCCTCTTGTACAATGTTCTGAATTTCTCAGGAAAAATGCCCTGTTGGGTTTGTAGTGCAGAAGAAAGTGGAAAGGGCAAGTCATGTGGTCCCAGAAAGGTGACCTCTCCCATCTCTTGAAGCTTGAGATGGTTCCCCGTTCCTCCAACAAAGCTTagtccctccagatgtttggcaTCTGCACCATAGCAACCATCTCCCCGGTAACCTATGTTGGCCACACGGCCCATAGCATAGCCAAGCCCTGCCCAGCCATGGAGGGCAGGTGGACAGAGGTTCATGGAGcaaaacagtgctgaaaaagaaagataatcaGAGGcgtatttttttaaaggggggtggAGTAGAGGACAGAAGAAGCTGGAGGGTGGGGCAAGATGGGCATCCAGTGTTCATATGTAGAAGTTGGTTCTGCAAGAGCTGGAAAAGGTAATGATCAAATGAACCTTTCCatcctcagatttttttttttattttggtggggagagatcctttttaaaaatgggtttaCAAACTGAGATGGGGGCCTTGGCTGAGCAACCAAGAAATGGCTTGTCCGCCAGAACGTCACagatttctctcccttttttctcgCAGAAAAATTGAAAAACCACAAAATCATCTTTGTCGTGGGTAAGTCTTAAGCCATCTCAAAATTATTTCCTTCGGATCCCACGGGGCTTTTAAGGACTTTTCAGCAAAGATAAGGCGGGACTAAATTTCTCTCAAAAATTTTTGGTGAGAGTAGAACTCAACAGGGTCCTTGTTAGGCTGGGAAGAACATGCATAAAACATATTTTGGGtgcacagaaaggaaaggaactcTACAGATTTGGCTCTCCGTGCAAAGGTCTTTTAAGAATGTATggctttgcttttccatttcagaaaaaaatgtcccAAGCAGAGTTCTGAGTTTGTATTTAGATGTTCCATAATTTTGTAGATTATGCTGAGAAAATGTCTCAACGGTCATCCAGCGGGGCATTCTCCAAATGCAGTGAGCACAGTGCCCGTCACTTACACCACCAGATGTGGCTTTGGGCAGTTGAAGACCCCAAAAAGGTTGGGTGGGCCTGCACTAAAAAGGGTCTCAGCTGCAGCTGTCTGGAAAGCCACCATCCaagccacatttttttcttcccccgtTCTGCGTCTGAATGCGCTGTGTCCTCTGCAGGGGGACCAGGTTCTGGGAAGGGGACTCAGTGTGAGAAGATTGTCCAAAAATATGGCTACACCCACTTGTCCACCGGTGACTTGCTGCGGGCGGAGGTCAGTTCTGGCTCCGAGAGGGGGAAGAAACTTTCGGCCATCATGGAAAAAGGAGAGTTAGTTCCACTGGTGAGTGCAGAGGAACCAGCTGATGTTTCTTGGCCTTGAAATCGTCAATGCCGCTCCATCTCCCAGCTCTTAAATCCCAACGCAATTGGCTCCATAAGTAAAACATACACCCTGCACCAAAGGGAATGTACCTGCACACCACACCACAGCAGCCAACACAGATTCCCAGGACCTGGAACTGTCTTGCATATTGCTCGGCCTTCCTTCTATTCCTTCCCCAAATCTCTGCTTTTCCCCAGAAGCCAAAAGATGGGCAACGTGCCTGAAGGCCAGGTTTGGCAGGGGAACTGAAGGTCCTCCCCTGTTCTTCCCTGTTCCTGGTCCTTCCCTTTCCCTGTTCTGTGAATCCACAGCTTTGGAATTCTCCTCAAAGTTGCAAAATGCCCCCTTTCTCCTCTCTTTGTCTGCAGGATACTGTCCTTGAGATGCTGAGGGACGCCATGGTGTCCAAAGCAGATAAATCCAAGGGCTACTTGATTGATGGTTATCCCCGGGAGGTGAATCAGGGCGTGGAATTTGAGAAGAAGGTAAGAATGAGGTGGAAGGGTGGACCATCTTGGGAGGTGCTTGGCTGGTTGATGAGGCTGGAAATGAAGAGCGGGAACCAATATTCAGGAATGTCTCTTTCCTCCTTTGCAAAATATTAATGTTTCCCTCcaagctttctcttttcttcctgggGAAAACTATTACCTGGGTGTGGAGATGGATTTGCAAGGCATGTTCGAGCAGAGTGCCAAAGCATGTGGTTTGCATGATCAAAGTCCTGCGCTTGATTTCCAGCAATTCTGGCATGTTTCTCCATCTTTGCTTGAGATAATTAAGTCAGAAGTGGTCAGAGAAAACCAGGATGCTTGGCCAGctgtgcagaaggcagttctgGGGCTCACGGGCAAATGAGGGTGGGTGCAAccgttcttttttttctttgcaaggaAGTGCATTTGAACAGAAAAACGAAAAGTGGAGTTACAGGGTGTGTGCTGAAGGACTAAAAAGTGAATGGGGGAGGATACAATATTTGCATCTGGGTTTTTTCCCTTATCTCTCTCAGCATGCATTAATTAGTTCGCTTGCTTTGCTGTCGTGCACCATGTTTTGCTCAGTCTTAGGGAATGTGTGCAGTTGTGTGCTTTGTCTCATTGTAGGCTGCAATTGCAAACTTGTGGTCTACTTTTGGGGGCCCAGACCCCTGCTTtaagaaatgttttatatttcacACTTACACACCCAATTGCATAACCTGAAATATGTCCAGAAAGTTTTCAAACGGCTTTAAAATGAAAGGTTTGGGTGGACTTTTCACTTGAATTGTCCAAGATGCTGGAAGACGCTGCTGAAAATCCAGTGGAATGTAAATGTATCTGAATGCAGGGGAGCTTTTGACTTTGAACATGATAGGCGTAGTtattattgaattattattaatattattggaGGACCATTCTTCAATGTATGCTCCCCCCTGTAAGACCTTGATaagccacaagatggcagtgcAACCTTTTCTTCCAATGCTCTGCTTGACCAAGAACATTGATTTATTTTAGCATCGAATTATGGTTGGCTGTTGTTTTAGCTAAATCTAGtaaccattgattgattgattgattgattgattgattgattgattgattgattgattgattgattttgccaTCCCGTCATTGTTGGTCCTTTAATAGGAGGTGCCAGGTGAAATTTGCAACATGGCAAGATGAGCTTAGAGGACTTGTGTAGATGACCAAGTCATTGCAAAACATTTgcctggtctcctcctcctccttctcctttttctccttctttcttcctccccctccgtTCATCCCTTTCCCTGGGTGTCTTCTCGTCCCCACCCTGATCTCACTTTGACCCTCCCTGGACAGATCACTGCCCCCAGCCTGCTGCTGTACGTGGATGCCGGGAAGGACACCATGGTGAAACGGCTGCTGAAGCGGGGAGAAACCAGCGGGCGCGTGGACGACAACGAGGAGACCATCAAGAAGCGTTTGGAGACCTATTACAAGGCCACCGAGCCTGTCATCGCCTATTACGAGAAAAAGGGGATCGTGCGCAAGGTGGGTCAGGTCGGCAGCTTGAAGTCTCTCACAAACTCGCCCTTCCTCTGGTCTGGCGGTGCCATTTCGGGGAGCTGTATGTGGGGCTGGGGAGCGGGTTCATTTCAGCCACATTTTCTGGCATGAGAATTATTGGCTGAGCCCTCTGCTTTTCTCAGTGCTCTGGCTGTTGCTTCGTTGCTTTGAGAATGCCTGGGTTAGCGCATTGCTGAGGGCCACTGGGGGAGGTCCCCAGAATACCCCTGAAAATGGCCACTGCAGGTAACACTGGCCGAATGTCTGGCTAGTCTTCAGACGGGGAGGCttggatgagggagggagggagggagggaggggacaggGATGGAAAATGAGAAATAACAGCTGTTCCCTAtggaagtttctttctttctcttcatccttttttctttctttctttctttctcttcatcctttctttctttctcttcatccttttctttctttctcttcattctttcttctcttcatcctttgcctgccttccttccttccttccttccttcctcccttcccttcccttcccttcccttcccttcccttcccttcccttcccttcccttccctcttgaaTGGCATGTCAGGCTCCGTCTCTGCTGGGAATGATACCCAGAGTATTTTGAACTGGCCTTGCCCTGGCAGGCCACGAAAGGGCTCCAGTCCCCCTCCTGAGCTGTGAGGATGGGCTGGAGTCATTCATAATTCTCAGGAACTTCCATCCAGGTCTCATCCTGCCTGGCATAGCAAGGCACTGACTAACTGGCTGCCAGCGGAGGGAAGAGGCCAGCGCCAGCAGTGGGAGGATTTCAGAGAGGAGCGGAGGGGAAATAGCATTTGGGTGGGAAGACAGACGTGGAGGCTTGACCTAACCTGCTGCAGGAGCAGCGTCTGAGGATGGGTCCTCTCCGAGAAACAGAACGGCGGGCCTAACCTTCAGATGTAGATGAGGTGCATTTGGGTTTCcctatcatgctaagccattcaGACATGGCTTATTGAATGAAGAGGTGTTGAGTGTGCTCAACAGCAAAGCCACAAAGCATGGTTTGAAGGCACCAAGCTTGGCTTCCCCTTGGTGCCCCCATGATGGCTTAGGGGGCTGTATGAACCAGGACCCAAAGGTGGCCAGGGAGAAGACCAGATCCCCCAGACTAGACCAGAGGGGTCTTCTTATAGTCCTCACCTTCCCTCAGCCCTCTCTCTTTGGAAGCCATCTAAGACAGTGGGCACCACCCCGAAGTTCAACCTGGCTGCCCTAGGATTCCTTTCAAGTAACGGTGATCCCTGCACTGGCAACCTGACCTCAAGGCTTATGGTGGGGCGGGGACAGGGGGGCAAGGATGCCTTGATATTGTCTCAGAGGGAGGGCAGCTCCAGAATTCCCCTGGTGAGCCCCCGCTGGGTCTCTCTCTTGTCTTCAGGTCAACGCCGAAGGCTCGGTGGACGAGGTCTTCAAGCACGTCTGCACTCATCTGGATGCCCTCAAGTAAACCACAGGAGAAGCCGCCTTGCTCTTTGTCATCCCCCCAGACCCGGCCCTGTGTAGACACGCCCCCGAGCGAGcgcctctcctcccccctccccgccggGCTGCCTCCCATTCCATCTCCAAAGGCCGCGAGGGAGGAAGTGGCTTCATCCTGTTTTCGTGGACAGAGCCCCATGGAGGAAATTTCAAGGACAATGCCTTTGGCTTCCTTAAAGCTTCTCTCGCAGAGGAATGCTCACTTTCGTGAGATGAGatgtttttatccttttttttaatgagtttttcACCCTCAGCCAGGGGTGGTGAGGGGGGAAGCTGTCTTTTCATTCCTCCGTCCAGGGGTGGATCAAGGGTAGAGAAGGTCCTGTGGATTCCACCCCAGACGAGGTGGAATGAGGACAATCTCTAACCACTCCAGAGCTCCTCGTTGGACAGCAGGCCCCATTCTCCCCAACATTATGCAGATGTGAAGGGATCCTTAATCCGGCAAGAGCTGGAGGGTGATGGGTGTGGAAGTCCAAAACCTCTGGAGCACCTCCTGCCCTTTGAACCTTGACATGAATAATTCAGAACAAGCTTTTGAGACTTTGAAACCTCCTTGAAACCTGCAAAATTCTTGAACAGGCTGATAATTTTCTTCCCATGAGGTGGAATAGAGTTGGCCCGTTGGCCTGCCAGCAGTTATGAAcctttagaacagtgttcctcaaccttggcagcttggagatgtgtggacttcaagtccacacatcttcaagctgccaaggttgaggaacactgcttgaGATGCAGCCTTTCTGCAGGCAAGGTCCACCTGGCCAATCttgctctccttccttcccaggTGACAAAtcctttaggccttcctgggttcCTGGTTACAGAATGACATGGCCCCAAAGTGGGCAGAGGTGcaaaagctgcttttttttcccattaaagaaagagaaaggtgggTGTACCTCTTCCTATGCCAACGGAAGGCTCAGGTGATGGGCTTTGTTCCTCCACACACCCCACCCCATTCCCTCCAGCATGTCAGGGGGAGAGTCCCCACTCCTCTCAAACTAGATCTCTGTGGGCCAGTAGAGCTTAATTTTTATTtggaaggaagaaatggaagattTCTTCCAACATACAAACTCCAGCTGGTGCTATGAAGTAATTCAACCATCCTAAGAAGAATTCAAGCTTGcaactttaaaaatagaaatccagTGAGCGTGCAAACTTTctccctggagagaggagagggaagggggTGCAAGGATGCCCCCACCAGAAGATCAGGCTATTTTTTCAAGTCTTTCACCCCGCCACAACCCAAAGTCTTGGATCTGTGTATCCTTGTGTGCTGAATTTCCTTAGCAACTAAACATTGCCTTTTCCTTTGTCCCCGGGCgaatttccctttcttcttttatttgctATCTCTAAAGTAGCTGCTCTGCTTTAGGGAGGgcgagaaaaagagaaagatgggggGAGAGGGTAGAAGGAACCAAAGAggaggatttgggggggggggtcgctTCCTTAACAAACACAGTTGCCTCTTTTTCTGCCCGTCTTCTCAACAGCAGCTTCTCTCCAGATTTACAGTTAGGGTTTCagcacatcccaaaggctttctaAAGATTTCTCTGTTGCTTGTCGCCTCTTTTCTCTTCATTTGTACAGTGATCCCAAATATTTATTACAGATGGGGAGGGGAGGCTGCAACCCTCTCCCACCCACAGTCTTAAACTCCCAGAATGTATTGATCAGATTGTTATTAAAGAGCATTACAAAAAAAAGTCTCGCATtggtatgttatttcaaaattgggggagggggcatttttccccttcattttttaaaatattgggggAGCTAGCTTTGACACATGGAGTTTGTAATGACGCGTGCTGCTGTAATTACAAACAGCAATTGATCAActgatcaattttattgtaaaccacccagagtccccctctttggggggagaggggcagtaatagaaattggaatgaatgaatgaatgaatgaatgaatgaatgaatgaatgaatgaataaataaataaataaataaatgatgcttCTGTCTGCGATAACCAGCCAGCTACCGAATCAGCATCCAACTTTTCCAGCTGAAGCAAATGGATCTGGAAAACCTGCATTATTCCGATTCTGATTTGGGCTGATGAATTCTTTATTCTGGAATTGTTCTTCCTTCATGCGAGCACTCTGTCCTTTTGCCATACCATCTTTGGAACTGTCTGGGTAGCAATCGGACTCGCGCTCACAGGGATGACGGGGGTCCTGTGTGGGGGGTGCAAGTGGGCTGCCAAATGACCAGGGAATCTATCCAGCCTGTTCTCCCCCCCTAAGAAGAGGGCCACCACGTCGGACGCCGCCTCTAAGTGGTCAGCCGCAAGCCGGCGTTGCAGAGACGGCTACGGGGGAAGGAAACCGACTGTAAAAACATGCTCAGATGTCCAAGTCATCAAATAAATCCAAGGAGCCCGCAGTGATAAACAGGAACGGATGGGTAGTCTGTGACAAAAAGATTCCCTCCCCCCGCACCAGGCTCCTGGCCAGCCGACATCTGGAAAGTCACCATGGGACACGGCACGTGGCTGGAATGTCGGGGCAGGAGGAAGTGACCCCCCCTTCCTTACACGAGTGCATCCTTCAGCCCCCGGTCCTGCCCCATTCCATGAGGATGTCTCTGTCTGGGTCAGGCACCTCCTGGGTCAGCAGCCAGAGAAAAGGGCCAGTTTAAGATGCAGCAAAATTGGGAAGATGCATCTCCATCTTTTTCTCCGGCCTTCAAAGTCCCCCCAACACCAACTGCAACTTTCTTACCCATTAGAGcactatttctcaaccttggcagcttgaagatgtgtgggcttcaactcccagaattccccagccagcaaggctggctggggaattctgggagttgaagcccacacatcttcaagctgccaaggttgagaaacactgacttggaGGATCATCTCAAGCTGAACCAACTTTGGAGTCCTTAGAGCCTGGGGTACAAGAGCAGTCTATCTTTCTTCCAGCTTGCCCTCCTGGCATCGTTCAGCCTCAGCTCCTTCCTCCCTTCGTGCCTCTTTTCCCCTGTGCTGCCAGCTGGCTGAGCCaaggagggaagagggaggaaaTCTGAGTTTGCGAACACCATCACAGGCAAAGAGATCCCTGGAGTTCTCTTTGAGAACTTCAAACACCTTGAGGATTTTGGGatgtgtttttctggaaaaaccgAGAGCGTCTCCAGAAACTTCTGGCTGGGGCCAAGGCAAAAAGCAGGAGATGATTTTGATTTCAACGGATTGTTCATCAGTTACATCCCCAGTAAGACAGAAAAGGGGAGTAAAAGAAAGGCAATTTCCTGTTTGTTCCCTTGTTTTGAGCCCAAGTTCTCTCTTACGTCAGGAGGAGAGGTGGGGGAGCAGTTCCATATTCCTAGCATCGCTGGGTGGGAGTCCAgaggtcatttagtccaaccctATGGAATTTACCAAACTGAGGCCAAAGGAATCTTTATTACAGGCTGAGGCCATTCCCTGCTTGAACagctccagcaaaggagaatATATTACTTCTGAGGGAGAAACTGTGGCCCAGCTGAACTGCCAGAAAGTTTCTCCTAATTTCCATCTCCACAATCCtgctcattttaaaattaaaattaaaatacattttaagtcCTGTTCATTTTAAAGAGCCATCTACAACAT
Above is a window of Candoia aspera isolate rCanAsp1 chromosome 16, rCanAsp1.hap2, whole genome shotgun sequence DNA encoding:
- the AK1 gene encoding adenylate kinase isoenzyme 1 isoform X2; protein product: MAAEKLKNHKIIFVVGGPGSGKGTQCEKIVQKYGYTHLSTGDLLRAEVSSGSERGKKLSAIMEKGELVPLDTVLEMLRDAMVSKADKSKGYLIDGYPREVNQGVEFEKKITAPSLLLYVDAGKDTMVKRLLKRGETSGRVDDNEETIKKRLETYYKATEPVIAYYEKKGIVRKVNAEGSVDEVFKHVCTHLDALK